In Bacillus cereus ATCC 14579, a single window of DNA contains:
- a CDS encoding M42 family metallopeptidase, whose amino-acid sequence MNKETLQLFRTLTELQGASGFEHDVRRFMKQELSKYADEIVQDGLGSVFGLKKGDETGPRVLVAGHMDEVGFMVTQITKNGMLRFQTLGGWWSQVLLAQRVQVMTKNGPVIGVVGSIPPHLLSDAQRAKPMDIKNMLIDIGADSYEDAIEIGVKPGQQIVPICPFTPMANEKKIMAKAWDNRYGCGLAIELLKELKDETLPNTLYSGATVQEEVGLRGAQTAANMIQPDIFYALDASPANDASGDKTQFGQLGKGALLRIYDRTMVTHRGIREFILDTAETNNIPYQYFISQGGTDAGRVHTSNSGIPSAVIGVCARYVHTHASILHVDDYAAAKELITKLVRTTDKTTLETIKNNA is encoded by the coding sequence GTGAATAAAGAGACATTACAATTATTTCGTACGTTAACAGAATTACAAGGTGCATCAGGTTTTGAACATGATGTACGCCGTTTTATGAAACAAGAATTAAGCAAATATGCGGATGAAATTGTACAAGACGGTTTAGGTAGCGTATTTGGTCTGAAAAAAGGGGACGAAACTGGCCCGCGTGTTCTTGTAGCAGGTCATATGGATGAAGTAGGTTTCATGGTTACGCAAATTACGAAAAACGGAATGCTTCGTTTTCAAACGTTAGGCGGCTGGTGGAGCCAAGTTTTATTAGCACAGCGTGTACAAGTTATGACGAAGAATGGTCCTGTTATTGGGGTTGTTGGTTCTATTCCTCCTCATTTATTAAGTGACGCGCAACGTGCAAAACCGATGGATATAAAAAATATGTTAATTGATATAGGTGCAGATAGCTATGAAGATGCGATTGAGATTGGTGTAAAACCAGGACAACAAATCGTGCCAATCTGCCCGTTTACACCGATGGCAAATGAGAAGAAAATTATGGCGAAAGCTTGGGACAACCGTTACGGATGTGGTCTTGCAATCGAATTGTTAAAAGAATTAAAAGATGAAACATTACCAAACACTTTATACTCTGGTGCTACTGTACAAGAAGAAGTAGGCCTCCGCGGAGCGCAAACAGCTGCAAATATGATTCAACCAGATATTTTCTATGCGCTTGATGCAAGTCCAGCAAACGATGCATCTGGTGACAAAACACAGTTCGGTCAATTAGGAAAAGGTGCTCTTCTTCGTATTTACGATCGCACGATGGTAACACATAGAGGAATACGCGAATTCATTTTAGATACAGCAGAAACAAACAATATTCCGTACCAATACTTTATTTCACAAGGTGGTACAGATGCGGGCCGTGTACATACAAGTAACTCTGGTATCCCATCAGCAGTAATTGGTGTTTGTGCACGCTACGTTCATACACATGCTTCAATTTTACATGTTGATGATTATGCAGCGGCGAAAGAATTAATTACGAAGCTTGTAAGAACAACAGATAAAACGACGTTAGAGACAATTAAGAATAACG
- a CDS encoding PepSY domain-containing protein gives MSWKGLVAGLGVGFAAGYLVANKVQEQSHISSEKALKMVKQALSHKGEITGSWVHMVPETFEKYDVAYEVYRGGLTTMLNDIQERFEFLVDAKTGTVLEVIAA, from the coding sequence ATGAGCTGGAAAGGTTTAGTAGCAGGTCTTGGCGTTGGGTTCGCAGCTGGTTATCTCGTTGCAAACAAAGTACAAGAACAATCCCATATTTCTTCAGAAAAAGCATTGAAAATGGTGAAACAAGCATTAAGTCATAAAGGTGAAATTACTGGCTCTTGGGTACATATGGTTCCAGAGACATTTGAAAAATATGATGTCGCATATGAAGTTTATCGCGGCGGTCTTACAACAATGTTAAATGATATACAAGAACGATTTGAATTTTTAGTTGATGCTAAAACAGGTACTGTTTTAGAGGTTATAGCAGCATAA